A DNA window from Streptomyces sp. 71268 contains the following coding sequences:
- a CDS encoding ROK family glucokinase: MGLTIGVDIGGTKIAAGVVDEEGAIRGTCKVPTPPTPEAVVDAIAEAVRTVSADHEVEAVGIGAAGYVDDKRATVLFAPNVNWRHEALKDKVEQRVGLPVVVENDANAAAWGEYRFGAGQGHEDVICITLGTGLGGGVIIGNKLRRGRFGVAGEFGHIRVVPDGLLCGCGSQGCWEQYASGRALVRYARQRAAATPENASLLLGLGDGTPAGIEGKHVSQAARSGDPVAIDSFRELARWAGAGLADLASLFDPSAFIVGGGVSDEGDLVLDPIRKSFRRWLVGGQWRPHAQVLAAQLGGKAGLVGAADLARQG; this comes from the coding sequence ATGGGACTCACCATCGGCGTCGACATCGGCGGCACCAAGATCGCAGCGGGCGTGGTCGACGAGGAGGGCGCGATCCGGGGCACCTGCAAGGTGCCGACCCCGCCCACTCCCGAGGCCGTCGTGGACGCGATCGCGGAGGCCGTGCGCACGGTCAGCGCGGACCACGAGGTGGAGGCGGTCGGCATCGGCGCGGCCGGCTACGTGGACGACAAGCGGGCGACGGTGCTCTTCGCCCCGAACGTCAACTGGCGTCACGAGGCGCTCAAGGACAAGGTCGAACAGCGCGTCGGGCTGCCGGTGGTGGTGGAGAACGACGCCAACGCGGCGGCCTGGGGCGAATACCGGTTCGGCGCGGGCCAGGGCCACGAGGACGTCATCTGCATCACGCTCGGCACCGGCCTGGGCGGCGGCGTCATCATCGGCAACAAGCTGCGCCGCGGCCGGTTCGGCGTGGCGGGCGAGTTCGGGCACATCCGGGTGGTCCCGGACGGCCTGCTGTGCGGCTGCGGCAGCCAGGGCTGTTGGGAGCAGTACGCCTCCGGCCGCGCCCTGGTCCGCTACGCGCGCCAGCGCGCCGCCGCCACGCCGGAGAACGCGTCGCTGCTGCTCGGCCTCGGCGACGGCACCCCCGCCGGGATCGAGGGCAAGCACGTGAGCCAGGCCGCCCGCAGCGGCGACCCGGTGGCCATCGACTCCTTCCGCGAACTCGCCCGTTGGGCGGGCGCCGGCCTGGCCGACCTCGCCTCGCTCTTCGACCCGTCGGCGTTCATCGTCGGCGGCGGCGTCTCCGACGAGGGCGACCTCGTGCTCGACCCGATCCGCAAGTCCTTCCGCCGCTGGCTGGTGGGCGGCCAATGGCGGCCCCACGCCCAGGTGTTGGCCGCCCAGCTCGGCGGCAAGGCGGGGCTGGTCGGCGCGGCCGACCTGGCCCGCCAGGGCTGA
- a CDS encoding ATP-binding protein, which yields MRQHAGEGARAFILIEDEPDAVLVTVRDDGPGIPEGRLVDAEREGRLGVAQSIRGRLRDLGGSADLESVPGQGTEVELRVPRGRKDAS from the coding sequence GTGCGCCAGCACGCCGGCGAGGGGGCCAGGGCGTTCATATTGATCGAGGACGAGCCGGACGCCGTGCTCGTCACCGTCCGCGACGACGGCCCGGGCATCCCGGAGGGGCGGCTCGTGGACGCCGAGCGCGAGGGGCGGCTCGGCGTCGCCCAGTCGATCCGGGGCCGACTGCGCGACCTCGGCGGCAGCGCGGACCTCGAATCGGTGCCGGGGCAGGGCACCGAGGTGGAGTTGCGAGTCCCACGGGGGAGGAAGGACGCGTCATGA
- a CDS encoding lysophospholipid acyltransferase family protein translates to MKLSIGGSLKLAFRPWVEGLENIPSEGPAILASNHLSFSDSFFLPAMLDRKVTFIAKAEYFTSPGLKGRMTAAFFKGVGQLPVDRSGARGAGEAAIKSGIEVLERGELFGIYPEGTRSPDGRLYRGKPGGLARVALATGAPVIPVAMIDTEKIQPPGKVMPKLMRPGIRIGKPLDFSRYHGMDGDRFILRSVTDEVMYEIMKLSGQEYVDIYATAAKRQLAEAAKQEKEEKAAKAAKDDAGKAGKPGRAGTRGSDAAGR, encoded by the coding sequence ATGAAGCTTTCCATCGGTGGGTCGCTGAAGCTTGCCTTCCGACCCTGGGTGGAGGGCCTGGAGAACATCCCGTCCGAGGGGCCCGCGATCCTGGCCAGCAACCACCTCTCCTTCTCGGACTCCTTCTTCCTGCCGGCGATGCTCGACCGGAAGGTCACCTTCATCGCCAAGGCGGAGTACTTCACCTCGCCCGGCCTCAAGGGCAGGATGACCGCAGCCTTCTTCAAGGGCGTCGGCCAGCTCCCGGTGGACCGCTCGGGCGCGCGCGGCGCCGGCGAGGCCGCGATCAAGAGCGGCATCGAGGTGCTGGAGCGCGGTGAGCTCTTCGGCATCTACCCGGAGGGCACCCGCTCCCCGGACGGCCGGCTCTACCGCGGCAAGCCGGGCGGCCTGGCCCGGGTCGCGCTGGCCACCGGAGCGCCGGTGATCCCGGTCGCGATGATCGACACCGAGAAGATCCAGCCGCCGGGCAAGGTGATGCCCAAGCTGATGCGGCCGGGCATCCGGATCGGCAAGCCGCTGGACTTCAGCCGCTACCACGGCATGGACGGCGACCGGTTCATCCTGCGCTCGGTCACCGACGAGGTCATGTACGAAATCATGAAGCTCTCGGGCCAGGAGTACGTGGACATCTACGCGACCGCCGCCAAGCGGCAGCTCGCCGAGGCCGCCAAGCAGGAGAAGGAAGAGAAGGCGGCCAAGGCGGCGAAGGACGATGCCGGCAAGGCCGGCAAGCCCGGCCGGGCCGGCACGAGGGGTTCGGACGCGGCGGGCCGGTAA
- a CDS encoding endonuclease/exonuclease/phosphatase family protein: MTFAAVRSQQHDLPASRREPDGSVVVRVLSYNVRSLRDAPGQPAGAACRAVAHVIRATAPDVVCVQEAPRFFRWRKALARLAREAGLVHVTGGATTAGPAIFSTLRAHVERTEETLLPGTPGLRRRGVAAAVLRFGDVRLGVLSCHLSPDAAERQVHAGALLSRLGGLDAPYAVLAGSLGEAPEGPAFQRLTGGRLRDAWAVRPWGGEHTAPPAGPRERVDAVLTTGGVEVLGAGVPAELPTLRPADLRAAADHLPVLAALRLPHPAPSEG, translated from the coding sequence GTGACGTTCGCGGCCGTACGCAGTCAACAGCACGACCTGCCCGCCTCGCGCAGGGAGCCGGACGGCTCCGTCGTGGTGCGGGTGCTCAGCTACAACGTGCGCTCGCTGCGCGACGCGCCCGGCCAGCCGGCCGGCGCCGCCTGCCGCGCGGTGGCCCACGTCATCCGCGCCACCGCCCCGGACGTGGTGTGCGTCCAGGAGGCGCCCCGGTTCTTCCGCTGGCGCAAGGCGCTCGCGCGGCTCGCCCGCGAGGCCGGCCTGGTGCACGTGACGGGCGGCGCCACCACCGCGGGCCCGGCGATCTTCAGCACGCTGCGGGCCCACGTGGAGCGCACCGAGGAGACCCTGCTACCCGGGACGCCCGGCCTGCGGCGGCGCGGTGTGGCCGCCGCCGTGCTGCGCTTCGGCGACGTCCGGCTCGGCGTGCTGAGCTGCCACCTCAGCCCGGACGCCGCGGAGCGCCAGGTCCACGCGGGGGCGCTGCTGTCCCGGCTCGGCGGCCTCGACGCGCCGTACGCCGTGCTCGCCGGCAGCCTCGGCGAGGCGCCGGAGGGCCCGGCCTTCCAGCGGCTGACCGGCGGCCGGTTGCGGGACGCGTGGGCCGTGCGGCCGTGGGGCGGGGAGCACACCGCGCCGCCCGCCGGGCCGCGCGAGCGGGTGGACGCCGTGCTGACCACCGGTGGCGTGGAGGTTCTCGGCGCTGGCGTGCCGGCCGAACTGCCCACGCTGCGCCCGGCCGACCTGCGCGCGGCGGCCGACCACCTGCCCGTGCTGGCCGCCCTCCGGCTGCCGCACCCCGCGCCGTCCGAAGGCTGA
- a CDS encoding DUF5931 domain-containing protein: MAQQAARERPARERVVRMSVEQPLWRALTGYRVLTALYAIALYVHAYGEYAHPLGAGAYMLLLAGWMAFSWRMVSSAERCTRRFLIADLSVAIVGILLTPLVDTDQRIVDGGPTLPSIWTAGAVLGFAIKGGWRWGAVASAIAGAANIVERGAFAQNTVHNVMLVWVASVAIGYVVEVARASERTLARALQIEAATRERERLARDIHDSVLQVLAMVQRRGVAIGGEAAELGRMAGEQEVALRTLITSGLDRSGHPPGARPTDTAPPAGPAAPSPSPPPGPPRTPPVRRRTLAARRSRWTCAPCSRRSPGPRSRSPNRAPPYCCPRTRRRSWRARSAPRWTTCASTPARGPGRSY; encoded by the coding sequence GTGGCTCAGCAAGCGGCGCGTGAGCGTCCGGCGCGCGAGCGCGTGGTGCGGATGTCGGTCGAGCAGCCGCTGTGGCGAGCCCTGACCGGCTACCGCGTCCTGACCGCGCTCTACGCGATCGCCCTGTACGTCCACGCCTACGGCGAGTACGCGCACCCGCTCGGCGCCGGCGCGTACATGCTGCTGCTGGCCGGCTGGATGGCGTTCAGCTGGCGCATGGTCAGCTCCGCCGAGCGGTGCACCAGGCGGTTCCTGATCGCGGACCTCTCCGTGGCGATCGTCGGCATCCTGCTGACGCCGCTGGTCGACACGGACCAGCGGATCGTCGACGGCGGACCCACGCTGCCCTCGATATGGACCGCGGGCGCCGTGCTCGGCTTCGCCATCAAGGGCGGCTGGCGCTGGGGCGCGGTGGCCTCGGCCATAGCGGGCGCGGCCAACATCGTCGAGCGCGGGGCCTTCGCCCAGAACACGGTGCACAACGTGATGCTGGTCTGGGTGGCCAGCGTGGCGATCGGCTACGTGGTCGAGGTGGCCCGCGCCAGTGAGCGCACCCTCGCCCGGGCCCTGCAGATCGAGGCGGCCACCCGGGAGCGGGAGCGGCTGGCCCGCGACATCCACGACAGCGTGCTCCAGGTGCTGGCCATGGTGCAGCGGCGGGGCGTGGCCATCGGTGGCGAGGCGGCCGAACTCGGCCGGATGGCCGGCGAGCAGGAGGTCGCGCTGCGCACCCTGATCACCAGCGGACTGGACCGGTCGGGCCACCCGCCCGGCGCCCGGCCCACCGACACCGCACCGCCCGCCGGCCCGGCCGCGCCGTCCCCCTCGCCACCGCCCGGGCCGCCGCGGACGCCGCCCGTGAGGCGGCGGACGCTGGCCGCGCGTCGGAGCCGCTGGACCTGCGCACCCTGCTCGCGCCGTTCGCCGGGGCCTCGGTCTCGCTCGCCGAACCGGGCGCCCCCGTACTGCTGCCCGCGCACGCGGCGACGGAGCTGGCGAGCGCGGTCAGCGCCGCGCTGGACAACGTGCGCCAGCACGCCGGCGAGGGGGCCAGGGCGTTCATATTGA
- a CDS encoding alpha/beta fold hydrolase, producing MPLSPGAEPFHHPGNPGNTVGVLVCHGFTGSPQSVRPWATSLAERGYAVSLPLLPGHGTRWQDLALTGWQDWYAEVDRELSRLAARCSRVFVCGLSMGGTLALRLAARHGATVSGLVLVNPANKMHDVAARALPVVRHLVPSTKGIASDIAKPGNQELGYDRVPLHAAHSLRQFFRIVDAELPQVTQPLLVLHSPQDHVVPPVDSARILARVSSTDITERLLERSFHVATLDHDAELIFADTHAFISRLASPADAPRPDRVG from the coding sequence GTGCCGCTGTCCCCCGGAGCCGAGCCGTTCCACCACCCCGGAAACCCCGGGAACACCGTCGGTGTCCTGGTCTGCCACGGCTTCACCGGCTCCCCCCAGTCCGTGCGGCCCTGGGCCACCTCGCTCGCCGAGCGCGGGTACGCGGTCTCGCTCCCGCTGCTGCCCGGCCACGGCACCCGGTGGCAGGACCTGGCGCTCACCGGCTGGCAGGACTGGTACGCGGAGGTCGACCGGGAACTGAGCAGGCTGGCGGCGCGCTGTTCCCGGGTCTTCGTCTGCGGCCTGTCCATGGGCGGCACGCTGGCGCTGCGCCTCGCGGCCCGGCACGGGGCCACCGTCAGCGGCCTGGTGCTGGTCAACCCGGCGAACAAGATGCACGACGTGGCGGCCAGGGCGCTGCCCGTGGTGCGCCACCTGGTCCCCTCGACCAAGGGCATCGCGAGCGACATCGCCAAGCCGGGCAACCAGGAACTGGGCTACGACCGGGTGCCGCTGCACGCGGCGCACTCGCTGCGTCAGTTCTTCCGGATCGTGGACGCGGAGCTGCCCCAGGTCACCCAGCCGCTGCTGGTGCTGCACAGCCCGCAGGACCACGTGGTGCCGCCGGTGGACTCGGCGCGCATCCTGGCCCGGGTCTCGTCCACGGACATCACCGAACGGCTGCTGGAGCGCAGCTTCCACGTGGCCACGCTGGACCACGACGCGGAGCTGATCTTCGCCGACACGCACGCGTTCATCAGCCGCCTGGCGTCGCCCGCCGACGCGCCGCGCCCGGACCGGGTGGGCTGA
- a CDS encoding response regulator transcription factor, which produces MSEAAVVRVMVVDDHPMWRDAVARDLAEAGFDVVATAGDGPQAVRRATAARPDVLVLDLNLPGLPGVRVCKELVGANPALRVLVLSASGEHADVLEAVKSGATGYLVKSASTAELLDAVSRTAAGDAVFTPGLAGLVLGEYRRLATEPAPATTDEAGAPRLTDRETEVLRLVAKGLSYKQIAERLVISHRTVQNHVQNTLGKLHLHNRVELVRYAIERGLDGDA; this is translated from the coding sequence ATGAGCGAGGCAGCGGTCGTACGGGTGATGGTGGTGGACGACCACCCGATGTGGCGGGACGCGGTCGCCCGCGACCTGGCGGAAGCCGGGTTCGACGTGGTGGCGACCGCCGGCGACGGGCCGCAGGCGGTGCGCCGGGCCACCGCCGCGCGGCCCGACGTACTGGTGCTCGACCTCAACCTGCCGGGGCTGCCGGGGGTGCGGGTGTGCAAGGAACTGGTGGGCGCCAACCCCGCGCTGCGGGTGCTGGTCCTGTCGGCCAGCGGCGAGCACGCGGACGTGCTGGAGGCCGTGAAGTCGGGCGCCACCGGCTACCTGGTGAAGTCCGCGTCGACTGCCGAACTCCTGGACGCGGTGAGCCGTACGGCCGCCGGCGACGCGGTGTTCACGCCCGGCCTCGCGGGCCTGGTCCTCGGCGAGTACCGGCGCCTGGCCACCGAGCCGGCCCCGGCCACCACCGACGAGGCGGGCGCGCCCCGGCTGACCGACCGGGAGACCGAGGTGCTGCGGCTGGTCGCCAAGGGCCTTTCGTACAAGCAGATCGCCGAGCGGCTCGTCATCTCGCACCGCACCGTGCAGAACCACGTCCAGAACACCCTGGGCAAGCTGCACCTGCACAACCGCGTCGAGTTGGTGCGCTACGCCATAGAGCGCGGCCTGGACGGCGACGCGTAA